From the genome of Psychroserpens ponticola, one region includes:
- a CDS encoding sugar 3,4-ketoisomerase, which produces MNIEIINLSKIRDERGTLSVIEKDILPYEMKRVYYLYDVPSDAYRGGHAHIDQLEFLVALSGSFEVILDDGKSKSTILLNKPNKGLLIPTGIWRELENFSSGAVCLVIASGEFDENDYIRDYGKFKLSKQS; this is translated from the coding sequence ATGAATATTGAAATAATAAACTTATCTAAAATACGAGATGAACGAGGTACACTTTCTGTAATAGAAAAAGACATTCTCCCTTATGAAATGAAACGTGTTTATTATTTGTATGATGTCCCAAGTGATGCGTATCGAGGAGGACATGCTCATATTGATCAATTGGAGTTTTTAGTTGCTTTAAGTGGAAGTTTTGAAGTGATTTTAGATGATGGAAAATCAAAATCTACGATCCTGCTTAATAAACCGAATAAAGGACTGTTAATACCAACTGGTATTTGGCGTGAATTAGAAAATTTTTCGTCTGGAGCTGTATGTTTAGTGATCGCTTCAGGAGAATTTGATGAAAATGATTATATAAGAGATTATGGTAAATTCAAATTATCGAAACAGTCTTAA
- a CDS encoding 2OG-Fe(II) oxygenase yields the protein MDSSKSKDISELIYNKIIENKDELKVTYDASKNQIGFFYIDDLLPEDLAKQCFDVFPDTSEMRCLKSIREYKYVSAQMDKHNELLEQVLYAFQDPKIVSLIGEICSIDSLYADDSLYAGGLSQMAHHNFLNPHLDNSHDAERERWRILNLLYYVTPDWDSKNGGHLEIWPNGPKNEPVVIESKFNRLAVMATHDTSWHSVNQVLVDRSRCCISNYYFSDAPLKETDTFHVTKFRGRPEDTFTNIILDLDASLRMLVRKVFKKGIRKNPHFYKKKN from the coding sequence ATGGATAGTTCTAAATCAAAAGACATTTCAGAACTTATATATAACAAGATAATCGAAAATAAAGACGAATTAAAAGTGACTTATGACGCTTCTAAAAATCAAATTGGTTTTTTTTATATCGATGATTTGCTTCCAGAAGATCTTGCTAAACAATGCTTTGATGTATTTCCTGATACTTCAGAAATGCGATGCTTAAAAAGCATACGAGAATATAAATACGTTTCTGCTCAAATGGACAAGCATAATGAACTTTTAGAGCAGGTACTTTATGCGTTTCAAGATCCAAAAATTGTAAGCCTAATAGGTGAAATTTGTAGTATTGATAGCTTATATGCAGATGATTCTTTATATGCTGGCGGATTATCACAAATGGCTCATCATAATTTTTTGAATCCGCATTTAGATAATTCACATGATGCCGAACGTGAACGTTGGAGAATATTAAATTTACTGTATTACGTTACTCCAGATTGGGATTCTAAAAATGGAGGTCATTTAGAGATTTGGCCAAATGGTCCAAAAAATGAACCTGTAGTTATTGAAAGTAAATTCAATAGGTTAGCAGTAATGGCAACACATGATACGTCTTGGCATTCTGTTAATCAAGTTTTAGTAGATAGAAGTAGATGCTGCATTTCAAATTACTATTTTAGTGATGCACCTTTAAAAGAAACGGATACGTTTCATGTGACAAAATTTAGAGGACGTCCTGAAGATACTTTTACTAATATTATTTTAGACTTAGATGCGAGCCTTAGAATGCTTGTTCGGAAAGTGTTTAAAAAAGGAATTCGTAAAAATCCGCATTTTTATAAAAAGAAGAATTAG
- a CDS encoding glycosyltransferase, producing the protein MKILLVGEYSRLHNSLKEGLHQLGHEVTIMGNKDDFKNYPVDIYINHSFQKGFLKKIKIGIYKFTSLDLGSIEIYFKAKFQLKKLEHFDIVQLINESPLLIEASFEKRFIKKLIKQSDTLFVLSTGSDHLNINYLIKNKLKYSILTPYFENPSLKRNYLFDFKYLNSGFKDLHHFIYNHCNGVIATDVDYHIPLRGHKKYLGLIPNPINIELIEYKPLKFSSKLKIFHGVNKHSMLKKGNKFFDEALKIIEQKYANKVEITTTYNIPYEEYIKYYDDCHILLDQVYAYDQGYNALEAMAKGKVVFTGAEQEWLDNYNLKEDTVAINALPDVDSIVKKLEWLILNPHKIIEISKNARAFIEKEHDYKKIANLYVKTWSL; encoded by the coding sequence ATGAAAATATTATTAGTTGGTGAATATAGTCGACTACACAATTCTTTAAAAGAAGGGTTACACCAATTAGGCCATGAAGTTACTATCATGGGAAACAAGGATGATTTTAAGAATTATCCTGTTGACATATACATTAATCATTCGTTTCAAAAAGGCTTTTTAAAAAAAATAAAAATTGGCATCTATAAATTTACGTCTTTAGATTTAGGGTCTATTGAGATATACTTTAAAGCGAAATTCCAATTAAAGAAACTTGAGCATTTTGACATTGTACAACTTATCAATGAATCTCCACTTTTAATTGAAGCTTCTTTCGAAAAACGCTTTATTAAAAAATTAATAAAACAAAGCGACACATTATTTGTACTATCTACGGGTTCTGATCATTTAAACATTAATTATTTAATAAAAAACAAACTAAAATATAGCATTCTAACTCCATATTTTGAAAACCCTTCTCTAAAAAGAAACTATTTATTTGATTTTAAATATTTAAACTCAGGATTTAAAGATTTACATCATTTCATTTACAATCATTGTAATGGAGTTATTGCTACAGATGTTGATTACCACATTCCGTTAAGAGGACATAAAAAATACTTAGGCTTGATACCCAATCCAATAAACATTGAGTTAATTGAATACAAACCATTAAAGTTTTCAAGTAAATTAAAAATTTTTCATGGTGTAAATAAACATTCAATGTTAAAGAAAGGAAATAAGTTCTTTGATGAAGCTTTAAAAATTATTGAACAGAAATATGCAAATAAAGTTGAAATCACAACCACCTATAATATTCCTTATGAGGAGTATATAAAATATTACGATGACTGTCATATATTATTAGACCAAGTATATGCATACGATCAAGGTTATAATGCCTTAGAAGCGATGGCAAAAGGAAAAGTTGTTTTTACAGGAGCTGAACAAGAATGGTTAGACAATTATAATTTGAAAGAAGACACTGTTGCTATAAATGCGCTTCCGGATGTTGACTCTATTGTAAAAAAATTAGAATGGTTGATTTTAAATCCACATAAAATTATAGAAATTTCTAAAAATGCTAGAGCATTTATTGAGAAAGAACACGATTATAAAAAGATTGCAAATTTATATGTAAAGACTTGGAGTCTTTAG
- a CDS encoding tetratricopeptide repeat protein, whose protein sequence is MTFRKLSVLLTFLWCSLYLQAQQSATYTSDLVDYQKALTLYNNKQYQAAQSLFEAIKNEAPNETLESDCAYYIANCAVRLNQKNADDLIQDFVDTYPTSTKRNTAFLDVGDYYFSNGKYSYARKWYDKVDENSIARSDRNKFNFNYGYALYSTGNETGANKYLNRVINSEEYGSQAKYYIGFMAYEGDDYDTANAYFDQVSDEEKYKEKLSYYQADLNFKLGKFEIAIELATDQLDTSSPQEKSQLSKIIGESHFNLQQYPEAIPYLKGYKGKRGRWNNTDYYQLGYAYYQQNDFENAISEFNKIIDGNNTVAQNAYYHLGESYINLNKKQEALNAFRNASQMDFDIQIQEDAWLNYAKISYEIGNPYQSVPQVLSGYLETYPDTSYKEEIETLLIDSYITSKNYKEAIKLLKNKKSFENRVAYQKVAFYRGIEVYNEGDYNEAKALFDISINEAKTPVFTTRATFWKAETDYHLSNFDEALIGFKQFMQESEVSQVGEFNNIDYNIAYTYFKLKNYDQATVSFQKFIDNHKDDTLRLNDAYLRLGDGHFVSSNYSKAIVAYDKAIQLNEIESDYAMFQKTMSYGYIGESSKKINGLDAFIKEYSKSSLRDDAMYELANSYVKSNEIDKAMSMYDRLKAEYSNSVFIPKALLRQGLSFYNTNDNERALTKFKKVANQFPTTDEANQAVETARLIYIDLGRVDEYAAWVRTLDFVDVSDAELDNTAYLAAEKQYLENNTDAAIRQFNKYLNEFPNGIHALKSHFYIAELYSKKELPENARSHYEYVIEKQKGEFTEQAIVKLSEIHLNDSNWNTAIPLLKRLETEADYPQNITYAQSNLMNAYYQIKDYSEAVNYAEKTLQNSKLDNKVKSDAQIIIARSAMKTGDEDKAKIAYAKVETIANGVLAAEALYYNAYFKSKEQKHEASNTVVQKLAKDYSSYKYYSAKGLVLMAKNFYALEDAFQATYILESVITNFAEFDDVVSEAQTELNTIKTEEAKTNASVVETEQN, encoded by the coding sequence ATGACTTTCAGAAAATTAAGTGTTTTACTTACTTTTTTGTGGTGTAGTTTATACCTACAAGCACAACAATCTGCTACCTATACTAGTGATTTGGTAGATTATCAAAAAGCACTCACACTTTATAATAATAAGCAATATCAAGCTGCTCAATCTTTGTTTGAAGCAATAAAGAATGAAGCTCCAAATGAAACTTTAGAGTCAGATTGTGCTTATTATATAGCGAATTGTGCTGTACGTTTAAATCAGAAAAATGCAGATGATTTAATTCAAGATTTTGTTGATACTTATCCAACGAGTACGAAACGGAATACAGCATTTTTAGATGTTGGTGATTATTATTTTTCAAATGGGAAATATTCCTACGCGAGAAAGTGGTATGATAAAGTTGATGAAAATAGTATAGCGCGTTCAGATCGTAATAAATTCAATTTTAATTATGGTTATGCTTTATATTCTACTGGAAATGAAACTGGAGCTAATAAGTATCTAAACCGTGTTATTAATTCTGAAGAATATGGTTCACAAGCTAAATATTATATTGGGTTTATGGCTTATGAAGGTGATGATTATGATACGGCTAACGCGTATTTTGATCAGGTAAGTGATGAAGAGAAATACAAAGAGAAATTGTCATATTATCAAGCCGATTTAAACTTTAAACTTGGTAAGTTCGAAATAGCAATTGAATTAGCGACTGATCAGTTAGACACTAGTAGTCCACAAGAAAAATCACAATTGTCAAAAATTATTGGCGAAAGTCATTTTAACTTACAACAATATCCTGAAGCCATTCCATATTTAAAAGGCTATAAAGGAAAACGAGGACGATGGAATAATACCGATTATTACCAATTGGGTTATGCGTATTACCAACAAAATGATTTTGAAAATGCCATTTCAGAATTCAATAAAATTATTGATGGTAACAATACTGTTGCTCAAAATGCCTATTATCATTTAGGTGAAAGTTATATCAACTTAAATAAAAAGCAAGAAGCATTAAATGCCTTTAGAAATGCATCTCAAATGGATTTTGATATACAAATTCAGGAAGATGCTTGGTTGAACTATGCTAAAATTAGTTACGAAATCGGAAATCCATACCAATCCGTTCCACAGGTTTTATCGGGTTATTTAGAAACCTATCCTGACACGAGTTATAAAGAAGAAATTGAAACACTATTAATAGACTCTTATATTACCTCAAAAAATTATAAGGAAGCGATTAAACTTTTAAAAAACAAAAAGAGTTTTGAAAATAGAGTTGCTTATCAAAAAGTGGCCTTTTACAGAGGAATAGAAGTCTATAATGAAGGCGATTATAACGAAGCTAAAGCCTTATTTGACATATCAATAAATGAAGCTAAAACGCCTGTTTTTACCACAAGAGCTACATTTTGGAAAGCAGAAACCGATTACCACCTTAGTAATTTTGATGAGGCATTAATAGGGTTTAAACAATTCATGCAAGAAAGCGAAGTTTCTCAAGTTGGTGAATTTAATAACATCGACTATAATATCGCCTACACGTATTTTAAACTTAAAAACTACGATCAGGCAACAGTAAGCTTTCAGAAATTTATTGATAATCATAAAGATGATACATTAAGACTCAACGATGCGTATTTAAGACTTGGTGATGGTCATTTTGTGTCAAGTAATTATAGCAAAGCGATTGTAGCCTATGATAAAGCCATACAGTTGAATGAAATTGAATCAGATTATGCAATGTTTCAAAAGACCATGAGTTATGGATATATAGGCGAAAGTTCAAAAAAGATTAATGGTTTAGATGCCTTTATAAAAGAATACTCAAAATCGTCTTTGCGTGATGATGCCATGTATGAACTCGCAAATTCCTATGTGAAATCAAATGAGATTGATAAAGCGATGTCTATGTATGATCGACTAAAGGCAGAATATTCTAATAGTGTTTTTATTCCTAAAGCTTTATTGCGTCAAGGTTTGTCATTTTACAATACTAACGATAATGAACGCGCATTAACCAAGTTTAAAAAAGTTGCTAACCAATTTCCAACTACAGATGAAGCCAATCAAGCTGTCGAAACAGCTCGTTTGATTTATATCGATCTTGGTCGTGTTGATGAATATGCAGCTTGGGTAAGAACTTTAGATTTTGTTGATGTTTCTGATGCCGAATTAGATAATACAGCTTATTTAGCAGCCGAAAAACAATATTTAGAGAATAATACAGATGCAGCTATTCGTCAGTTTAATAAGTATTTGAATGAATTTCCAAATGGAATTCATGCATTGAAATCACATTTTTATATCGCAGAATTATATTCAAAAAAGGAATTGCCTGAAAATGCACGTTCACATTATGAGTATGTGATTGAAAAGCAAAAAGGCGAATTTACAGAGCAAGCTATTGTGAAATTATCAGAAATTCATCTAAATGATTCCAATTGGAATACAGCAATTCCTCTATTAAAACGTTTAGAAACTGAAGCAGATTATCCTCAGAATATAACCTATGCGCAATCTAATTTGATGAATGCCTATTATCAAATAAAAGATTATAGTGAAGCTGTGAATTATGCAGAAAAAACACTTCAGAATTCTAAATTAGATAATAAAGTGAAAAGTGATGCTCAAATAATTATAGCGCGTTCTGCAATGAAAACTGGAGATGAAGACAAAGCGAAAATAGCTTATGCTAAAGTTGAAACGATAGCAAATGGAGTTCTTGCTGCTGAAGCATTATACTACAATGCTTACTTTAAAAGTAAAGAACAAAAGCATGAAGCGTCTAATACTGTCGTTCAGAAATTAGCTAAAGATTACAGCAGTTATAAATATTATAGCGCAAAAGGATTAGTGCTTATGGCTAAAAACTTTTATGCTTTGGAAGATGCATTTCAAGCGACTTATATTTTGGAAAGTGTCATCACCAACTTTGCCGAGTTTGATGATGTGGTTTCAGAAGCGCAAACCGAATTGAATACAATTAAAACAGAAGAAGCAAAAACAAATGCTTCAGTAGTAGAAACTGAACAAAACTAA
- a CDS encoding right-handed parallel beta-helix repeat-containing protein, translated as MKQFLIHIVCLCMYIVSYGQEEFHVFPKDHNETPGTQNGTGTINNPWDLQTALSQKPDIVNSGDTIWLHQGIYNGRFISTLQSLKSNTFITVSGFKKEKIILNGNVNSSNKNVLEVKGKQVIFKNFEITCLGYFSRNAKDEDFEVITGLEHSSGEDCQFINLKIHNNPGLGVGSWKQTGGSLFDGCVISNNGYIARDGRGISEGMYTQNISSKTRIIQNCIIFNNYYKGVEVWSANKKAKYEYVKNYEIKNNVIFNNGNPAQQFKDNLIIASGDLNGINIAKNVKVESNFFYHNSDIKNGQIGGDAASLTIGFNKNAPVENVTITGNVIIGRNNALRILHAKSLTFENNRIYSGYVTLNASVLEHINHWNFKNNIYFTKKSASFRVAGDKDYNLERWQSNFGIDQSSIWQHIKEFDMPSVVNVTKYQHRDLTYKVVLFQKDGLDVLVDFSKPALKEGLSYRIYDVENSNVILQTGTLSEDRKITFPMQLSAFEKPLHNTTAQKTPSNFGVFVIEFNAQRSTPVSDEKDNIFKRFFKWLGF; from the coding sequence ATGAAGCAGTTTTTAATCCATATTGTTTGTCTATGTATGTATATCGTGTCTTATGGACAAGAAGAATTTCATGTGTTTCCAAAAGATCACAATGAAACTCCAGGAACACAAAACGGAACAGGGACGATTAATAATCCTTGGGACTTACAAACTGCACTTAGTCAAAAGCCTGATATAGTGAATTCTGGTGATACAATTTGGTTGCATCAAGGTATTTATAACGGCAGATTTATTAGTACGCTTCAAAGTCTTAAAAGCAATACATTTATCACTGTTTCTGGTTTTAAAAAGGAAAAAATTATTTTAAATGGAAATGTAAATTCTTCAAACAAAAATGTACTTGAAGTCAAAGGAAAACAAGTCATTTTTAAAAATTTTGAAATCACATGTTTAGGATATTTCTCCAGAAATGCTAAAGATGAAGATTTTGAAGTCATTACAGGATTAGAGCATTCTTCTGGTGAAGATTGTCAATTTATTAATCTTAAAATACATAATAATCCTGGCCTTGGAGTTGGCTCATGGAAGCAAACTGGAGGAAGTTTATTTGATGGCTGTGTCATTTCTAATAATGGATACATTGCAAGAGACGGCAGAGGTATAAGCGAAGGCATGTATACTCAAAATATTAGTAGTAAAACTCGTATTATACAGAATTGCATCATTTTTAATAACTATTATAAAGGTGTTGAAGTTTGGTCTGCAAATAAAAAAGCTAAATATGAATATGTTAAAAACTATGAGATAAAAAACAATGTTATATTCAATAATGGCAATCCTGCGCAACAGTTTAAAGATAATCTTATCATTGCTTCAGGTGATTTGAATGGAATAAATATTGCCAAAAATGTAAAGGTAGAATCAAATTTTTTCTACCATAATTCAGATATTAAAAATGGTCAGATTGGAGGAGATGCAGCTTCGCTAACGATTGGTTTTAATAAAAACGCTCCTGTTGAAAATGTAACAATAACAGGCAATGTTATTATAGGTAGAAATAACGCTTTGCGAATACTTCATGCTAAATCATTAACATTTGAAAACAATAGAATATATTCAGGATATGTGACTCTTAATGCTTCAGTGTTAGAACATATTAATCATTGGAATTTCAAAAACAACATCTATTTTACCAAAAAAAGCGCCAGTTTCAGAGTTGCAGGAGATAAAGATTATAATTTAGAAAGATGGCAATCAAACTTTGGTATTGATCAAAGTAGTATATGGCAGCACATCAAGGAATTTGATATGCCATCGGTTGTTAATGTTACTAAATACCAGCATAGAGATTTAACTTATAAAGTGGTTTTATTTCAGAAAGATGGTCTGGATGTTCTCGTTGATTTTTCAAAACCCGCTTTAAAAGAAGGCTTGAGTTATCGTATTTATGATGTTGAAAATTCAAACGTGATACTGCAAACAGGAACATTGTCTGAAGATCGAAAAATCACATTTCCAATGCAATTATCGGCATTTGAAAAACCGTTGCATAATACTACAGCACAAAAAACGCCTTCCAACTTTGGTGTTTTTGTAATCGAATTTAATGCGCAAAGAAGCACTCCAGTTTCAGATGAAAAAGATAACATCTTTAAGCGCTTTTTTAAATGGTTGGGTTTTTAG
- a CDS encoding cell division ATP-binding protein FtsE encodes MSETILQLKNASIYQGDNMVLSDVNIEMNKGDFVYLIGKTGSGKSSFMKTLYGDLQLTEGEGHIVDYDLRTLKENDIPFLRRKLGIVFQDFKLLPDRTINSNLEFVLKATGWKDKTKISERIDAVLDKVAMKTKGFKFPHELSGGEQQRIAIARALLNEPELILADEPTGNLDPQTSIEVMEVLRDINNNGNTILMATHDYALLLKYPSKTLKCDENKVFEVVQRKN; translated from the coding sequence ATGTCTGAAACTATTTTACAACTCAAAAATGCTTCAATTTATCAAGGTGATAACATGGTATTGTCTGATGTTAATATTGAAATGAACAAAGGTGATTTTGTGTATCTCATTGGGAAAACTGGCAGTGGTAAAAGTAGTTTTATGAAAACACTTTATGGCGACTTACAACTAACTGAAGGTGAAGGTCATATTGTAGATTATGATTTAAGAACCTTAAAAGAAAATGACATTCCGTTTTTAAGACGAAAATTGGGTATTGTATTTCAGGATTTCAAACTATTACCAGATCGTACGATTAATAGCAACTTAGAATTTGTACTTAAAGCAACTGGTTGGAAAGATAAAACCAAAATTTCTGAACGCATTGATGCTGTTTTAGATAAAGTAGCTATGAAAACCAAAGGGTTTAAGTTTCCTCATGAATTATCTGGAGGAGAACAGCAACGTATCGCCATAGCGAGAGCCTTATTGAACGAACCAGAACTTATATTAGCTGATGAACCTACTGGAAATCTAGATCCTCAAACCAGCATTGAAGTGATGGAAGTCTTAAGAGACATCAATAATAATGGGAATACGATTTTAATGGCAACACATGATTATGCTTTACTTTTAAAGTATCCAAGTAAAACATTAAAGTGTGATGAAAACAAGGTATTTGAAGTTGTACAGCGTAAAAACTAA
- a CDS encoding glycosyltransferase: MASSLGKGGAERSSALLSEMLFDLGYEIFIVTVLDDIEYSYKGQLFNLGVLKKQNNTFLGRLGRLKKIKSFLKTNNIDIIIDNRTRVQTYREIILTKIIYSVTTIYVIHNFNTSKTFTSYNWINKWLYKNEYMTAVSKAAAEKFKNKYALKQISTIYNGFDFENIKLLANEEIKTDLPEKFIIFFGRIDDYHKNLKLLIEGFKLSNLSSKKFKLLILGDGPDLEMIKAYTEALKIKKHVVFKGFISNPYPYVKRARFMVLTSRFEGFPMVIPESLSLGIPVVSVNCESGPKEVIINGYNGLLVENYNPQELANAFSSLVLNDDLYNNCSKNAAKSVEKFSIEAISRFWEKLLNKIINNI; the protein is encoded by the coding sequence GTGGCTTCATCTCTAGGAAAAGGTGGAGCAGAACGTTCCTCTGCATTACTCTCTGAAATGCTTTTTGATCTAGGTTATGAAATTTTTATTGTAACAGTTTTAGATGATATTGAGTATTCTTACAAAGGTCAATTATTTAATCTCGGAGTGCTTAAGAAGCAAAATAATACTTTTTTAGGTAGACTTGGTAGACTCAAAAAAATAAAAAGTTTTTTAAAAACAAATAATATAGATATTATCATAGATAATAGGACCAGAGTTCAAACTTATCGAGAAATTATTTTAACCAAAATTATTTATTCGGTTACAACAATTTATGTAATTCACAATTTTAATACTTCGAAGACTTTTACTAGTTATAATTGGATTAACAAATGGCTTTATAAAAATGAGTATATGACAGCTGTATCAAAAGCTGCAGCAGAGAAATTTAAAAATAAGTATGCGCTCAAACAGATTAGTACGATTTATAATGGGTTTGATTTTGAGAACATTAAATTATTGGCAAATGAAGAAATTAAAACAGATTTACCAGAAAAATTTATTATCTTTTTTGGTAGAATTGATGATTATCATAAGAATTTGAAATTGTTAATCGAAGGATTTAAATTATCAAACCTTAGTAGTAAAAAGTTTAAACTCTTAATTTTAGGTGATGGTCCTGATTTAGAAATGATAAAGGCTTATACAGAAGCACTTAAAATTAAAAAACATGTTGTTTTTAAAGGTTTTATTTCAAATCCATATCCTTATGTAAAAAGAGCAAGGTTTATGGTTTTAACAAGTCGATTTGAAGGTTTTCCAATGGTTATACCTGAAAGCTTATCTTTAGGGATTCCTGTTGTTTCTGTAAATTGTGAATCTGGACCAAAAGAAGTGATAATTAATGGATATAATGGGCTTTTAGTAGAGAATTATAACCCTCAAGAACTTGCAAATGCATTTAGTAGCCTTGTTTTGAATGATGATTTATATAATAATTGTTCTAAAAATGCTGCAAAAAGTGTTGAGAAATTTTCAATTGAAGCCATTTCTAGATTCTGGGAAAAATTGCTAAATAAAATTATAAATAATATCTAA
- a CDS encoding glycosyltransferase family 2 protein — protein sequence MISVLIPVYNYNIVALVTHIHTQLQLCNVPFEIICLDDASTTDVTNENDTISKLECTSHIKSKDNLGRTNARQYLSKQANYDWLLFLDADVMPKSDLFIRNYLNYIESDYEAIYGGFAYHKNVPDSKYMLRWTYGKTHEQISAQERNKKPYKVIISANFMIKKPVFSIINSQIEQKGYGFDNYFGALLKMKNIKVIHLDNEVYHLGIETSETYLNKKKKAAETLLTLYQSNKIGSHQNDLLHFFIKLKRYRLHVFFSMIYKLLKTPLKNNLLSSHPSMTALQLYRICYLCYKDLNP from the coding sequence ATGATATCTGTATTGATTCCCGTTTACAATTATAATATCGTTGCACTTGTGACTCATATTCATACACAGTTACAATTGTGTAATGTGCCTTTTGAAATTATATGCTTAGATGATGCATCTACAACAGATGTTACTAATGAAAATGATACGATTTCAAAATTAGAATGCACAAGTCATATAAAAAGTAAAGATAATTTAGGCAGAACTAATGCCAGACAATACTTATCAAAACAAGCAAATTATGATTGGCTTTTGTTTTTAGATGCAGATGTAATGCCAAAATCTGATTTATTTATTAGGAATTACCTAAACTATATTGAATCTGATTATGAAGCCATTTATGGTGGTTTTGCTTACCATAAAAACGTTCCCGACTCAAAATACATGTTACGTTGGACCTATGGAAAAACACATGAACAAATTAGTGCTCAAGAGCGAAACAAAAAACCTTATAAGGTTATTATTTCTGCCAATTTTATGATTAAAAAACCAGTGTTTTCAATTATAAATTCTCAAATTGAGCAAAAAGGATATGGCTTTGATAATTATTTTGGAGCGTTATTAAAGATGAAAAACATTAAAGTCATTCATCTTGACAATGAAGTGTATCACTTAGGAATAGAAACCAGTGAAACTTATTTAAATAAAAAGAAAAAAGCTGCTGAAACGTTGCTAACATTATATCAATCAAACAAAATTGGAAGTCATCAAAATGATTTACTCCACTTTTTCATAAAGTTAAAACGTTATAGGTTGCATGTGTTCTTTTCAATGATTTACAAACTATTAAAAACACCATTGAAAAACAATTTATTGAGTAGTCATCCTTCAATGACAGCTTTACAATTATATAGAATATGCTATTTATGTTATAAAGATTTAAACCCATAA
- a CDS encoding glycosyltransferase family 2 protein, translating into MKPYFSIIIPLYNKEKHIIDTLNSVWSQSVSGFEVIVVNDGSTDGSLDQVNAVNDERLHIFSIKNQGVSNARNYGISKANADLIVFLDADDVWFEHHLKDLKDLHEEFPNCGMYCKAYDKKDGSILIPSKFKNIPNDRLWKGIVNDYFDSSLINSIAWTSAVMVPKNIFEKIGNFNIIYNSGEDTDLWIRIGLKFSIAFSNKVSAIHNLSSENKITDLKLSSRNHLDFNMFQKEESLNNGLKKYLDLNRYSLAIQYKLEHNILEAKNIYKQINLDNLTSLQKFIFSLPASAIRPILKSRNSLRQLGLNLRLFR; encoded by the coding sequence ATGAAACCCTATTTTTCCATAATTATTCCTTTATACAATAAGGAAAAGCACATTATTGACACATTAAATAGTGTCTGGTCGCAAAGCGTTTCAGGTTTTGAAGTGATTGTCGTTAATGACGGTTCAACAGATGGTAGTTTAGATCAAGTAAACGCTGTTAATGATGAACGTTTACACATATTTAGCATTAAAAATCAAGGAGTTTCAAATGCTAGAAATTATGGCATTTCAAAAGCCAATGCCGATTTAATTGTCTTTTTAGATGCTGATGATGTTTGGTTTGAACATCACTTGAAAGACCTCAAAGATTTGCACGAGGAATTTCCAAATTGTGGCATGTATTGTAAGGCTTATGATAAGAAAGACGGAAGTATTCTTATCCCTTCGAAATTTAAAAACATTCCAAATGATCGCCTCTGGAAAGGCATCGTAAACGATTATTTTGATTCAAGTTTAATTAATAGCATTGCATGGACTTCTGCAGTTATGGTACCAAAAAATATTTTCGAAAAGATTGGTAACTTTAATATCATTTACAACTCTGGAGAAGATACCGATTTATGGATTAGAATTGGATTAAAATTTTCTATAGCATTTAGCAATAAAGTAAGTGCTATTCATAATTTAAGCTCTGAAAACAAAATAACAGATTTAAAATTATCGTCTAGAAATCATTTAGATTTTAATATGTTTCAAAAAGAAGAAAGCCTAAATAATGGCTTAAAAAAATATTTAGATTTAAATCGTTATTCCTTAGCAATTCAATATAAATTAGAACATAATATATTAGAAGCAAAAAATATTTACAAGCAGATTAACTTAGACAATTTAACGTCTTTACAGAAATTTATATTTAGTTTACCAGCTTCTGCAATTAGACCAATATTAAAATCTAGAAATTCCCTAAGACAATTAGGTCTTAATTTAAGACTGTTTCGATAA